Proteins from a genomic interval of Oceanispirochaeta crateris:
- a CDS encoding cytoplasmic protein codes for MKKVIIFAFQGEPVCFAHAMLNVLNMDEKGYETGLIIEGSACSLIGALNEPSHPQHKLYSKIISKGLLAGVCRACCHQMGTLEEAEAQGLPLLSDMAGHPPMEPWISKGYEVITL; via the coding sequence ATGAAAAAAGTCATCATTTTTGCTTTCCAGGGAGAACCGGTCTGCTTTGCCCATGCCATGTTGAATGTCCTCAATATGGATGAAAAAGGATATGAAACCGGTCTGATTATTGAAGGGAGTGCCTGTTCACTCATAGGAGCTTTAAATGAACCTTCTCATCCCCAACACAAGCTGTATTCAAAGATCATAAGCAAAGGTCTACTGGCCGGAGTCTGCCGGGCCTGCTGTCATCAGATGGGAACACTGGAAGAAGCAGAAGCCCAGGGCCTGCCTCTCTTATCCGATATGGCAGGGCATCCCCCCATGGAACCCTGGATCAGCAAGGGTTATGAGGTGATTACCCTCTAA
- a CDS encoding L-rhamnose isomerase, translating to MKENTQKMYDLAKAMYAELGIDTDKAMESLKKVSLSLHCWQTDDVGGFETPDAELSGGGIQVTGNYPGKSGSIDEMRTDLDKAFSLIPGKHRLNLHSIYGEFGGRKVERDEIGPEHFQGWTAWAKERQIGLDYNGSFFSHPMAESGYTLSSKDKKVRDFWIRHGKKSREVAAYFGRELGTPSILNTWIPDGSKDLPVDRAGYREILKNSLDEVFSKDIPASEMKDAVETKLFGIGSEAYVVGSHEFYMGYAMSRKKMICLDLGHFHPTELIADKLSSIYQFFDEMLLHVSRPVRWDSDHVVILNDDIRYLTEELVRCGRIADTHIGLDFFDGTMNRIGAYAIGSRSTLKGLLLGYLEPTATLKKYDLEGNAFARLALMEQLKTMPAGAVWDYYCEQMNVPTESELIANVMDYEKSVLTGRSR from the coding sequence ATGAAAGAAAACACACAGAAAATGTATGATCTGGCCAAGGCAATGTATGCCGAGCTTGGCATTGATACAGATAAAGCCATGGAATCTCTGAAAAAGGTCTCATTGTCTTTGCACTGCTGGCAGACTGATGATGTGGGTGGTTTTGAGACTCCCGATGCAGAACTCTCGGGCGGAGGAATTCAGGTCACAGGAAACTATCCTGGAAAATCGGGCAGTATTGATGAGATGAGAACCGATCTGGACAAGGCCTTTTCTCTTATTCCCGGAAAACACAGGCTCAATCTACATTCTATTTATGGTGAGTTTGGAGGCCGTAAAGTCGAGCGGGACGAAATTGGTCCCGAGCATTTTCAAGGATGGACGGCCTGGGCTAAAGAACGTCAAATCGGTCTTGACTACAATGGTTCTTTCTTTTCGCACCCCATGGCCGAAAGCGGATACACTCTCTCCAGCAAGGATAAGAAGGTCAGGGATTTCTGGATTAGACATGGAAAGAAAAGCCGGGAAGTCGCCGCTTATTTCGGAAGAGAACTGGGAACCCCCTCTATCCTCAACACATGGATTCCTGATGGATCTAAAGATCTTCCAGTCGATCGAGCCGGTTACCGTGAGATCCTTAAAAACTCTCTGGATGAAGTCTTTTCCAAAGACATCCCCGCTTCAGAGATGAAAGATGCCGTAGAAACTAAACTTTTTGGAATCGGCAGCGAAGCTTATGTGGTCGGCTCTCATGAATTTTATATGGGTTATGCCATGAGCCGGAAGAAGATGATCTGTCTGGACTTGGGACACTTTCATCCAACAGAGCTCATTGCCGATAAGCTTTCCTCTATTTATCAGTTTTTTGATGAAATGCTCCTTCACGTGAGCCGTCCTGTGAGGTGGGACAGTGATCATGTGGTCATTCTCAATGATGACATTCGATACCTTACCGAAGAGCTTGTCCGCTGCGGCCGCATCGCCGACACACACATTGGCCTAGATTTTTTTGATGGGACAATGAACCGCATCGGAGCCTATGCAATAGGTTCCAGGTCCACTCTGAAAGGCCTTCTTCTGGGATATTTGGAGCCCACGGCAACCCTTAAAAAATACGATCTAGAGGGCAATGCCTTCGCTCGCCTGGCATTGATGGAACAGTTGAAAACCATGCCTGCCGGAGCGGTGTGGGATTACTACTGTGAACAGATGAATGTCCCCACTGAATCCGAACTCATTGCCAATGTGATGGATTATGAGAAAAGCGTCCTTACAGGGAGATCCAGATGA
- a CDS encoding class II aldolase/adducin family protein — MSVAELIEVTRRYGGNPDYVLAGGGNTSLKKDGVMYVKASGTTMGEIDESGFVKMDQKALDALWTVEYPEDKDEREERALEDLMKARLEGETSRPSVETLLHCFIPFKFVVHTHPALVNGMTCSKGGQGWAEKELGDRVLWIPVVNPGYILAKYVKDRVDERLASGQGFPDFIMLQNHGVFTGGNSIEEVDLKYQYLMGKLEESIRITPNMAEEPVDLAVAAVLKKAVQKAYGPEAGFEFKNIRQCKEWLQSKEAASPVFSALTPDHIVYMGHKPLWIPEGGEAELEQSLVEGVSAYEGEFGKKPKTILVQNRGILSCGVNAKEAFLSGILFRDAVKVAVLSENFGGVQFMPQDKIDFINTWEVEKYRAKKSI, encoded by the coding sequence ATGAGTGTAGCAGAACTGATTGAAGTGACCCGCAGGTACGGTGGTAATCCGGATTATGTCCTGGCGGGAGGAGGGAATACCTCTTTGAAGAAAGATGGTGTCATGTATGTGAAAGCCTCTGGCACAACCATGGGTGAGATTGACGAATCGGGGTTTGTGAAGATGGATCAAAAAGCCCTTGATGCTCTGTGGACTGTTGAGTATCCAGAAGACAAGGATGAACGGGAAGAACGGGCTCTGGAAGATCTTATGAAAGCCCGTCTGGAGGGAGAAACATCCCGCCCATCGGTGGAAACGCTGCTGCATTGTTTTATCCCTTTTAAGTTTGTTGTCCACACCCATCCTGCCCTCGTGAACGGTATGACCTGCTCTAAGGGAGGACAAGGATGGGCGGAAAAAGAGCTGGGCGACAGAGTCCTCTGGATTCCCGTTGTCAATCCCGGGTATATCCTGGCTAAATATGTGAAAGACCGGGTTGATGAGCGTCTGGCCTCAGGTCAGGGATTTCCAGACTTTATTATGCTTCAGAATCATGGAGTATTCACCGGGGGAAATTCAATTGAAGAGGTTGACCTGAAATATCAGTACCTCATGGGTAAGTTGGAAGAGTCCATTCGTATTACTCCCAATATGGCCGAAGAACCGGTAGATCTGGCTGTCGCCGCTGTTTTGAAAAAAGCAGTTCAGAAGGCCTATGGACCAGAGGCAGGTTTTGAATTTAAAAATATCAGACAGTGCAAGGAGTGGCTCCAGTCAAAAGAAGCTGCTTCTCCTGTTTTTTCGGCCTTGACTCCGGATCATATTGTGTACATGGGACACAAACCTCTTTGGATACCCGAAGGGGGAGAGGCAGAACTTGAACAATCATTGGTGGAAGGTGTCAGTGCTTATGAAGGGGAGTTTGGGAAGAAACCAAAAACCATTCTGGTTCAGAACCGGGGCATACTTTCCTGCGGGGTGAATGCTAAGGAAGCGTTTTTGTCGGGAATCCTGTTCCGGGATGCCGTCAAGGTGGCAGTTCTCAGCGAGAATTTTGGTGGTGTTCAGTTTATGCCCCAGGATAAGATTGATTTTATAAATACCTGGGAAGTAGAAAAGTACCGGGCGAAGAAGAGCATCTGA